TTTCAATATAACGGTTGCTGCCGTACCATCCTAATTACTAATTCTACTATTTCAAATGGTATACTCCAGAGCCATATTCATAAATCATTTTGTTTCCGACTTTCACCAAATTGTCGGCTCTCTTTGAACAAAACCAATTTATTACTCTTTCCTTCATAGTATTTAACATTATAATATGTCATATACTTTTATGTGTCAATATTTTTTATTTCAAAAATTTCTTCATATTTTCTTCTTATATTTTTTAAGTCTTGCCAAAATAAAGGTTTTTTATTCTCATCTCTCAATATAGCAGAAGGATGAAAGGTAGCAGTTATATAAAATCCTTTTCTTTCAACCCATTTTCCTCTATCTCGTGTAATTCTCCAATCTTTACCCAATATACAGCCCATTGCAGTAGCTCCAAGACAAACTATTATTTTAGGTTTTATAAGTGCTACCTGATTTCTTAAATAAGGAAGACATGCTTTTTCCTCATCTTCATAAGGAGTTCTATTATTTTTAGGCCTACATTTGCAAATATTACATATATAATAATCCTTTTTCCTGTACAAATCCAGTGATTCAAGGGCCTTAGTCAAAAGTTTTCCTGCCTTTCCCACAAAAGGTAATCCAATTCTATCCTCATCTGCTCCGGGCGCTTCTCCTATAAACACTAAATCTGCTTTAGGATTTCCATCTCCAAAAACCATATTTATTCTACTATCACCTAAACCACATTTATTACAATTTATACATTGTTCATATAACTCTCTCCACTTTAACAACTTTAATCTCACCTCAAAGTACCATTATAAGTTATATTATACAACTAAAAACTTAAAATAAATACATCCTTTTTATATAAATATCTCATTAAAACATAATTTTAACTACTGTTACCGCCATTATTACTGATACCAAATCTGCCATTATGGCTGCCCAAAGAGCATGTCTTATTTTTTTTATGCCTACTGCTCCAAAATAAACTGTTAATGTATAAAATATAGTTTCTGTTGAACCCATAATTACAGAAGCTACTCTTCCTATATAACTATCAGTCCCAAAATTACTTAATATTTCACTAAATACACCAAGAGCGCCACTTCCAGATAAGGGTTTTATAAATACAAGAGGTACCACTTCTGCTGGAACACCTATAAAATTTACTATTGGTTTTATAAACCCTATAAAATAATCTAAAGCTTTAGATTCTCTAAATACCCCCACGGCTAACAACATGGCAAGCAAATATGGAAATATCTTAATACATATA
This window of the Clostridium kluyveri DSM 555 genome carries:
- a CDS encoding spore maturation protein translates to MNYIIKSIIPIIIVSIVTYGIIKKVKVYDCFVEGAKEGIFICIKIFPYLLAMLLAVGVFRESKALDYFIGFIKPIVNFIGVPAEVVPLVFIKPLSGSGALGVFSEILSNFGTDSYIGRVASVIMGSTETIFYTLTVYFGAVGIKKIRHALWAAIMADLVSVIMAVTVVKIMF
- a CDS encoding uracil-DNA glycosylase codes for the protein MLKWRELYEQCINCNKCGLGDSRINMVFGDGNPKADLVFIGEAPGADEDRIGLPFVGKAGKLLTKALESLDLYRKKDYYICNICKCRPKNNRTPYEDEEKACLPYLRNQVALIKPKIIVCLGATAMGCILGKDWRITRDRGKWVERKGFYITATFHPSAILRDENKKPLFWQDLKNIRRKYEEIFEIKNIDT